A single window of Ananas comosus cultivar F153 linkage group 24, ASM154086v1, whole genome shotgun sequence DNA harbors:
- the LOC109728827 gene encoding LOW QUALITY PROTEIN: protein NRT1/ PTR FAMILY 6.3-like (The sequence of the model RefSeq protein was modified relative to this genomic sequence to represent the inferred CDS: inserted 1 base in 1 codon), with translation MVGLPETDGQGKILSDAWDYKGRPAVRSQSGGWASAAMILVVELVERLATLGIAVNLVTYLTGTMHLGNAEAANAVTNFLGTSFMFCLLGGFIADTFLGRYLTIAIFAAIQAAGVTILTISTAAPGLRPPPCVNSSNATTSGGGSYCARGSAMQLGMLYAALYLTALGTGGLKSSVSGFGSDQFDDRDPREKLLMMRFFNWFFFFISLGSLLAVTVLVYVQDELGRWWGYGACAASIVIGLAVFLSGTRRYRFKKLVGSPLTQFAAVAIAAWRKRRLELPSDPAMLYDVDAVAAAATGEEKGAGGRSKGKQKLPHTKQFRCLDHAAIINTPAVERQSKWQLSTLTDVEEVKTVLRMLPIWAMTIMFWTVYAQMTTFSVSQATTMDRRIGPSFEIPAGSLTVFFVGSILITVPVYDRLIVPLAHRLTNNPYGLTPLQRIGVGLVLSILTMAAAALTEIKRLKVARSSPNDSTMRLSVFWLIPQFFLVGTGEAFTYIGQLDFFLRECPKGMKTMSTGLFLSTLSLGFFVSSVLVSIVHKVTGKGGRRAWLADDLNXYNFYWLLALLCLLNLAVYLVAARWYVYKEGRPAVAENDSMAGVELTEAESCYHA, from the exons atggTAGGGCTCCCAGAAACTGATGGACAAGGAAAGATACTATCTGATGCATGGGACTACAAGGGCCGGCCGGCCGTCCGATCGCAATCGGGCGGCTGGGCCAGCGCCGCCATGATCTTAG TGGTGGAACTGGTTGAGAGGCTGGCGACGCTGGGGATCGCGGTGAACCTGGTGACGTACTTGACGGGGACAATGCACCTCGGCAACGCTGAGGCGGCGAATGCCGTCACCAACTTCTTGGGCACCTCCTTCATGTTCTGCCTCCTCGGCGGATTCATCGCCGACACCTTCCTCGGCCGATACCTTACCATCGCCATCTTTGCCGCCATCCAGGCCGCC GGAGTGACCATCCTCACAATTTCCACCGCCGCTCCAGGCCTGCGCCCGCCGCCGTGCGTAAACTCCTCCAATGCCACCACCAGCGGCGGTGGCAGCTACTGCGCGCGCGGGTCGGCCATGCAGCTCGGCATGCTCTACGCCGCACTCTACCTGACGGCGCTCGGCACCGGCGGGCTCAAGTCGAGCGTGTCGGGGTTCGGCTCCGACCAGTTCGACGACCGCGACCCGCGGGAGAAGTTGCTGATGATGCGCTTCTTCAACtggttcttcttcttcatcagcCTCGGTTCGCTCCTCGCCGTGACCGTGCTCGTCTACGTGCAGGATGAGCTCGGCCGATGGTGGGGGTATGGCGCGTGCGCCGCATCGATCGTCATCGGCCTTGCAGTGTTCTTGTCGGGGACGAGGAG ATACCGGTTCAAGAAGTTGGTGGGGAGCCCGCTGACGCAGTTCGCGGCGGTCGCGATTGCCGCGTGGAGGAAGCGGCGGTTGGAGCTGCCGTCCGACCCGGCGATGTTGTACGATGTCGATGCTGTGGCAGCGGCGGCGACCGGAGAGGAAAAGGGTGCTGGAGGAAGAAGCAAAGGGAAGCAAAAATTGCCTCATACTAAACAGTTcag ATGTTTGGATCATGCCGCCATTATCAACACCCCTGCGGTCGAAAGGCAAAGCAAATGGCAACTATCAACCTTGACAGACGTCGAAGAGGTCAAGACAGTGCTAAGAATGCTTCCCATTTGGGCGATGACAATCATGTTCTGGACCGTCTATGCCCAGATGACCACGTTCTCAGTCTCTCAGGCCACCACCATGGACCGCCGCATTGGCCCGTCCTTCGAGATCCCCGCGGGCTCCCTCACCGTGTTCTTCGTCGGCTCCATCCTCATCACCGTTCCCGTCTACGACCGCCTCATCGTCCCTCTCGCCCACCGCCTCACCAACAACCCCTACGGCCTAACCCCGCTCCAACGCATCGGCGTCGGCCTCGTTCTCTCCATCCTCACGATGGCCGCTGCTGCCCTGACCGAAATCAAGCGCCTGAAGGTGGCCCGATCGAGCCCGAACGATTCAACTATGCGGCTAAGTGTGTTTTGGCTTATTCCGCAGTTCTTTCTAGTCGGCACAGGTGAGGCCTTCACATACATAGGGCAACTGGACTTCTTCTTGCGTGAGTGCCCGAAAGGAATGAAAACCATGAGCACCGGGCTGTTCCTGAGCACGCTTTCGCTAGGGTTTTTCGTGAGCTCGGTGCTCGTGTCAATTGTACATAAGGTGACCGGCAAGGGCGGCCGCAGGGCGTGGCTCGCAGACGACTTGA TGTACAACTTCTACTGGCTCCTGGCATTGTTGTGCCTTCTGAACCTGGCGGTCTACTTGGTCGCAGCGCGGTGGTACGTCTACAAAGAGGGGCGGCCGGCGGTCGCGGAGAACGATAGTATGGCCGGGGTTGAGCTCACCGAGGCCGAGTCGTGTTACCATGCATGA
- the LOC109728706 gene encoding oxysterol-binding protein-related protein 2A-like isoform X1 has product MHEEGLNDALIKDCEQIMLSEFQDYHRQLKLRYEEHFNLLGAYQKEFEESNVEDGTAIQGSRLHLMRNGFSSSGHGKFSEYSITESSDDVEKHEIDELSDEGETSFYDATEFLSDSVNTSPLTLSNTGHAGENHKAEDNSCNPEMMCTETEWNGHHLFPLTERRDKLPEPREKEKGVSLWSIIKDSVGKDLTRVCLPVYFNEPLSSLQKCFEELEYSYLLDQAYHYGKMGNNLMRILKVAAFAVSGYASSDGRHCKPFNPLLGETYEADFPEKGIRFFSEKVSHHPMLIACHCEGKGWKFWGDSNLKSKFWGQSIQLEPVGVLTLEFDDGEIFQWSKVTTTIHNLILGKLYCNHHGTMNIRGNREYSCSLKFKEQSFLDRSPRQVQGFVEDSLGNKVATLIGKWNDSMYYTTNADDSSKNLSLLWRKNKPSANPTRYNLSSFAITLNELSSSLQIKEKLPPTDSRLRPDQRHLENGEYEKANTEKLRLETRQRMSRKLQENGWEPRWFRKDTEDGTYRYIGGYWEAREQRKWDGCPNIFGDFSVDVNTTPSQHQT; this is encoded by the exons ATGCATGAAGAGGGTCTCAATGACGCTCTTATAAAGGATTGTGAACAGATCATGCTGTCAGAGTTTCAAGATTACCATAGGCAATTAAAGCTGCGATATGAAGAACATTTCAACTTGCTTGGTGCATATCAAAAAGAGTTTGAG GAATCTAATGTAGAAGATGGAACTGCAATACAGGGAAGCAGACTGCATTTGATGAGAAATGGATTTTCTAGCTCTGGACATGGAAAGTTTAGCG AGTACAGCATAACAGAATCATCTGATGATGTGGAAAAGCATGAGATCGATGAATTATCAGATGAAGGTGAAACCTCCTTCTATGATGCAACAGAATTTCTTAGTGACTCTGTTAATACCTCTCCTCTCACATTAAGTAATACTGGGCACGCTGGAGAAAATCACAAAGCAGAGGATAACTCGTGCAATCCAGAGATGATGTGTACTGAAACAGAATGGAATGGCCATCATTTGTTTCCGCTTACAGAAAGGCGTGACAAACTACCAGAACCTCGCGAGAAAGAGAAGGGTGTTAGCCTTTGGTCAATAATAAAAGATAGCGTAGGGAAGGATCTGACGCGAGTCTGCCTCCCAGTTTACTTTAATGAACCGCTATCGTCCCTTCAGAAATGCTTTGAGGAATTGGAATATTCGTATCTCTTGGATCAAGCATATCATTATGGAAAAATG gGGAACAATCTCATGAGAATTCTGAAAGTAGCTGCTTTTGCAGTCTCTGGTTATGCTTCTTCTGATGGAAGACACTGCAAGCCATTTAATCCTTTGTTAGGAGAAACATATGAAGCTGATTTCCCTGAGAAAGGAATCCGTTTCTTTTCGGAAAAG GTTAGTCACCATCCCATGCTGATTGCTTGCCACTGTGAAGGCAAGGGTTGGAAATTTTGGGGCGACAGCAACCTCAAGTCAAAATTTTGGGGGCAATCAATTCAATTAGAGCCAGTTGGCGTTCTTACCTTGGAATTCGATGATGGCGAAATATTTCAATGGAGCAAG GTCACTACAACTATACACAATCTCATACTCGGCAAATTGTATTGCAATCACCATGGAACAATGAACATAAGAGGGAACCGAGAATACTCATGTAGTCTCAAGTTCAAAGAGCAGTCTTTTCTAGACCGAAGTCCTCGCCAA GTGCAAGGATTTGTTGAGGATTCTTTGGGAAATAAAGTAGCTACCTTAATAGGAAAATGGAATGACAGCATGTACTATACTACTAATGCTGATGATAGTTCCAAAAATTTGTCTTTGTTGTGGAGAAAGAACAAGCCTTCGGCTAATCCAACTCGATACAATTTATCATCATTCGCGATCACACTGAACGAGCTCAGCTCTTCGTTGCAG ATTAAGGAGAAGCTTCCGCCCACGGATTCAAGGCTTCGACCGGACCAGCGGCATCTGGAAAATGGAGAATATGAAAAGGCGAACACTGAGAAGCTGAGATTGGAGACGAGGCAGCGAATG TCGAGGAAATTGCAAGAGAATGGGTGGGAACCGCGATGGTTCCGTAAAGATACCGAAGACGGGACGTACCGCTACATTGGCGGATACTGGGAAGCGAGGGAGCAAAGGAAATGGGACGGATGCCCGAATATCTTCGGAGATTTCTCAGTCGATGTTAACACAACTCCATCTCAACACCAAACCTGA
- the LOC109728706 gene encoding oxysterol-binding protein-related protein 2A-like isoform X2, with the protein MHEEGLNDALIKDCEQIMLSEFQDYHRQLKLRYEEHFNLLGAYQKEFEESNVEDGTAIQGSRLHLMRNGFSSSGHGKFSEYSITESSDDVEKHEIDELSDEGETSFYDATEFLSDSVNTSPLTLSNTGHAGENHKAEDNSCNPEMMCTETEWNGHHLFPLTERRDKLPEPREKEKGVSLWSIIKDSVGKDLTRVCLPVYFNEPLSSLQKCFEELEYSYLLDQAYHYGKMGNNLMRILKVAAFAVSGYASSDGRHCKPFNPLLGETYEADFPEKGIRFFSEKVSHHPMLIACHCEGKGWKFWGDSNLKSKFWGQSIQLEPVGVLTLEFDDGEIFQWSKVTTTIHNLILGKLYCNHHGTMNIRGNREYSCSLKFKEQSFLDRSPRQVQGFVEDSLGNKVATLIGKWNDSMYYTTNADDSSKNLSLLWRKNKPSANPTRYNLSSFAITLNELSSSLQEKLPPTDSRLRPDQRHLENGEYEKANTEKLRLETRQRMSRKLQENGWEPRWFRKDTEDGTYRYIGGYWEAREQRKWDGCPNIFGDFSVDVNTTPSQHQT; encoded by the exons ATGCATGAAGAGGGTCTCAATGACGCTCTTATAAAGGATTGTGAACAGATCATGCTGTCAGAGTTTCAAGATTACCATAGGCAATTAAAGCTGCGATATGAAGAACATTTCAACTTGCTTGGTGCATATCAAAAAGAGTTTGAG GAATCTAATGTAGAAGATGGAACTGCAATACAGGGAAGCAGACTGCATTTGATGAGAAATGGATTTTCTAGCTCTGGACATGGAAAGTTTAGCG AGTACAGCATAACAGAATCATCTGATGATGTGGAAAAGCATGAGATCGATGAATTATCAGATGAAGGTGAAACCTCCTTCTATGATGCAACAGAATTTCTTAGTGACTCTGTTAATACCTCTCCTCTCACATTAAGTAATACTGGGCACGCTGGAGAAAATCACAAAGCAGAGGATAACTCGTGCAATCCAGAGATGATGTGTACTGAAACAGAATGGAATGGCCATCATTTGTTTCCGCTTACAGAAAGGCGTGACAAACTACCAGAACCTCGCGAGAAAGAGAAGGGTGTTAGCCTTTGGTCAATAATAAAAGATAGCGTAGGGAAGGATCTGACGCGAGTCTGCCTCCCAGTTTACTTTAATGAACCGCTATCGTCCCTTCAGAAATGCTTTGAGGAATTGGAATATTCGTATCTCTTGGATCAAGCATATCATTATGGAAAAATG gGGAACAATCTCATGAGAATTCTGAAAGTAGCTGCTTTTGCAGTCTCTGGTTATGCTTCTTCTGATGGAAGACACTGCAAGCCATTTAATCCTTTGTTAGGAGAAACATATGAAGCTGATTTCCCTGAGAAAGGAATCCGTTTCTTTTCGGAAAAG GTTAGTCACCATCCCATGCTGATTGCTTGCCACTGTGAAGGCAAGGGTTGGAAATTTTGGGGCGACAGCAACCTCAAGTCAAAATTTTGGGGGCAATCAATTCAATTAGAGCCAGTTGGCGTTCTTACCTTGGAATTCGATGATGGCGAAATATTTCAATGGAGCAAG GTCACTACAACTATACACAATCTCATACTCGGCAAATTGTATTGCAATCACCATGGAACAATGAACATAAGAGGGAACCGAGAATACTCATGTAGTCTCAAGTTCAAAGAGCAGTCTTTTCTAGACCGAAGTCCTCGCCAA GTGCAAGGATTTGTTGAGGATTCTTTGGGAAATAAAGTAGCTACCTTAATAGGAAAATGGAATGACAGCATGTACTATACTACTAATGCTGATGATAGTTCCAAAAATTTGTCTTTGTTGTGGAGAAAGAACAAGCCTTCGGCTAATCCAACTCGATACAATTTATCATCATTCGCGATCACACTGAACGAGCTCAGCTCTTCGTTGCAG GAGAAGCTTCCGCCCACGGATTCAAGGCTTCGACCGGACCAGCGGCATCTGGAAAATGGAGAATATGAAAAGGCGAACACTGAGAAGCTGAGATTGGAGACGAGGCAGCGAATG TCGAGGAAATTGCAAGAGAATGGGTGGGAACCGCGATGGTTCCGTAAAGATACCGAAGACGGGACGTACCGCTACATTGGCGGATACTGGGAAGCGAGGGAGCAAAGGAAATGGGACGGATGCCCGAATATCTTCGGAGATTTCTCAGTCGATGTTAACACAACTCCATCTCAACACCAAACCTGA
- the LOC109728706 gene encoding oxysterol-binding protein-related protein 2B-like isoform X3, whose amino-acid sequence MMCTETEWNGHHLFPLTERRDKLPEPREKEKGVSLWSIIKDSVGKDLTRVCLPVYFNEPLSSLQKCFEELEYSYLLDQAYHYGKMGNNLMRILKVAAFAVSGYASSDGRHCKPFNPLLGETYEADFPEKGIRFFSEKVSHHPMLIACHCEGKGWKFWGDSNLKSKFWGQSIQLEPVGVLTLEFDDGEIFQWSKVTTTIHNLILGKLYCNHHGTMNIRGNREYSCSLKFKEQSFLDRSPRQVQGFVEDSLGNKVATLIGKWNDSMYYTTNADDSSKNLSLLWRKNKPSANPTRYNLSSFAITLNELSSSLQIKEKLPPTDSRLRPDQRHLENGEYEKANTEKLRLETRQRMSRKLQENGWEPRWFRKDTEDGTYRYIGGYWEAREQRKWDGCPNIFGDFSVDVNTTPSQHQT is encoded by the exons ATGATGTGTACTGAAACAGAATGGAATGGCCATCATTTGTTTCCGCTTACAGAAAGGCGTGACAAACTACCAGAACCTCGCGAGAAAGAGAAGGGTGTTAGCCTTTGGTCAATAATAAAAGATAGCGTAGGGAAGGATCTGACGCGAGTCTGCCTCCCAGTTTACTTTAATGAACCGCTATCGTCCCTTCAGAAATGCTTTGAGGAATTGGAATATTCGTATCTCTTGGATCAAGCATATCATTATGGAAAAATG gGGAACAATCTCATGAGAATTCTGAAAGTAGCTGCTTTTGCAGTCTCTGGTTATGCTTCTTCTGATGGAAGACACTGCAAGCCATTTAATCCTTTGTTAGGAGAAACATATGAAGCTGATTTCCCTGAGAAAGGAATCCGTTTCTTTTCGGAAAAG GTTAGTCACCATCCCATGCTGATTGCTTGCCACTGTGAAGGCAAGGGTTGGAAATTTTGGGGCGACAGCAACCTCAAGTCAAAATTTTGGGGGCAATCAATTCAATTAGAGCCAGTTGGCGTTCTTACCTTGGAATTCGATGATGGCGAAATATTTCAATGGAGCAAG GTCACTACAACTATACACAATCTCATACTCGGCAAATTGTATTGCAATCACCATGGAACAATGAACATAAGAGGGAACCGAGAATACTCATGTAGTCTCAAGTTCAAAGAGCAGTCTTTTCTAGACCGAAGTCCTCGCCAA GTGCAAGGATTTGTTGAGGATTCTTTGGGAAATAAAGTAGCTACCTTAATAGGAAAATGGAATGACAGCATGTACTATACTACTAATGCTGATGATAGTTCCAAAAATTTGTCTTTGTTGTGGAGAAAGAACAAGCCTTCGGCTAATCCAACTCGATACAATTTATCATCATTCGCGATCACACTGAACGAGCTCAGCTCTTCGTTGCAG ATTAAGGAGAAGCTTCCGCCCACGGATTCAAGGCTTCGACCGGACCAGCGGCATCTGGAAAATGGAGAATATGAAAAGGCGAACACTGAGAAGCTGAGATTGGAGACGAGGCAGCGAATG TCGAGGAAATTGCAAGAGAATGGGTGGGAACCGCGATGGTTCCGTAAAGATACCGAAGACGGGACGTACCGCTACATTGGCGGATACTGGGAAGCGAGGGAGCAAAGGAAATGGGACGGATGCCCGAATATCTTCGGAGATTTCTCAGTCGATGTTAACACAACTCCATCTCAACACCAAACCTGA
- the LOC109728707 gene encoding putative glycine-rich cell wall structural protein 1, with protein sequence MGIVRGGEEAMRPREMPHPLCCIALDPCHRHHRCRRGRHSSSPDPATPEGEEVAGGGGAGAEVSVAGVLYKWTNYGRGWRSRWFSLRGGVLSYSKIRRRRGGGGGGAGDRRLRRRRAGVAAPIGDGGRGGGGDEAGVGGGEGAARVAEEGAEDRGDGGRGVRGEPPRGPAHGAGGQRDRRRQLLHGAEGERGAPLRKP encoded by the coding sequence ATGGGGATCGTGAGGGGCGGGGAGGAGGCGATGCGGCCCAGGGAGATGCCGCACCCGCTCTGCTGCATCGCGCTCGACCCCTGCCACCGCCAccaccgctgccgccgcggccgccaCTCCTCCTCGCCCGATCCGGCGACGCCGGAGGGGgaggaggtcgccggaggcggcggcgcgggggcgGAGGTGAGCGTCGCCGGGGTGCTGTACAAGTGGACCAACTACGGCCGCGGGTGGCGATCCCGCTGGTTCTCCCTCCGCGGCGGCGTCCTCTCCTACTCCAagatccgccgccgccgaggcggcggcggcggcggcgcgggcgatcgtcgtctccggcggcggcgcgctggtGTCGCCGCACCGATCGGGGATGGGGGGCGCGGGGGCGGTGGTGATGAGGCCGGGGTCGGTGGGGGGGAAGGTGCCGCTAGGGTTGCGGAGGAAGGGGCTGAGGATCGTGGTGACGGGGGGCGCGGGGTTCGTGGGGAGCCACCTCGTGGACCGGCTCATGGAGCGGGGGGACAGCGTGATCGTCGTCGACAACTTCTTCACGGGGCGGAAGGAGAACGTGGTGCACCACTTCGGAAACCCTAA